From the Paenibacillus tianjinensis genome, the window GCCGCTGGGGTAGCCCATGAAATTCGTAATCCGCTTACGACGCTCCGCGGATTCCTGCAGCTCCAGAAAGAGAAGGGTCTTCTTATACCGCTCCATATTGATCTGATGCTCTCAGAACTGGAACGGATTAATATGATTGTGAGTGAATTTCTGATTCTGGCCAAGCCGCAGGCTGTCCACTTCCAGGAGAAGGATGTACGGTACATTCTGAATGATGTAATTTCCCTGCTGGGCAGCCAAGCCCATCTCTTCGGTATCGAATTTGAGTCACAGTTCTCTGAGCAGCCTGCCATGGTGCATTGTGAGGAGAACCAATTGAAGCAGGTATTTATAAATATCGTTAAAAATGCAATTGAAGCTATGCCTGAAGGCGGCACAATCACCGTTAAGCAGCAGATGGATGAGAATTCTGTTATCATTGTACTCTCGGACGAAGGCGAGGGAATCCCTGAGGATATGCTGCCGAAGCTGGGTGAGCCTTTCTTTACGAATAAGGAGACAGGAACAGGACTTGGGCTGATGGTCAGCCAGCGGATTATCCAGGCCCATAAAGGCAGTATGGAAATTCGCAGTGAATATGGCAGCGGGGCTGAAATTACAATTATATTGCCTGCAGCACGTGAGCCGGGACCCCAGTCAAGGATTGATTAAAGAACGGAGTGAAGACAGAAGTGAGAATTAATAAATTCATCAGTGAGACAGGATACTGTTCACGCCGTGAAGCAGACAAGCTGGTTGAGAGCGGGAGGGTGACCATCAACGGAGAGCGTGCTGTGCTGGGCAGCCAGGCCTCTACGGGTGATAAGGTCCTGATCGATGGGAAAACGCTTGAAACGGGCAGCCAGGTCGTTTATATCGCTCTAAATAAACCCGTGGGCATCACCTCCACCACAGAAGCCCATATTCAGGGCAATATCGTTGATTTTGTGGGACATCATGAACGTATTTTCCCGATAGGCCGGCTCGATAAAGATTCTGAAGGCCTAATCCTGCTTACGAATGACGGCGATATCGTCAATAAAATATTGCGTGCTGAAGGTAAACATGAGAAGGAATATGTTGTAACGGTAGACAGACCGGTTACACCATCCTTTATCACAGGGATGTCGAGTGGAGTCAAGATCCTTGGCGGCAAGACGCTTCCCTGTGAAGTGACACGGATAAGTGAGCGGGTGTTCCGCATTATTCTAACCGAAGGCAAGAACCGGCAGATCCGCCGTATGTGCAGTGCCTTCGGCTATGAGGTAAGACGCCTGCAGCGTATCCGTGTTATGAACATTCGCCTGGGCGCCTTGCAAACCGGTGAATGGCGCGAATTATCGGCACAGGAGAAGCAGGAGCTGGGAGCCATGCTGAATTATGAACTACAGTAGCGGCCAGGAAACGGGGCAATAGCCACAAATAAAGAGCTGTTCCGGCGGGGGAGACCCGAAGAACAGCTCTTTAATTTGTACACTGGCACTTATTTGCCGGGAGGAACAACGGTTGTAGTATTCGTTGCCTCCTGATATTTACGAAGAATGGAGACTTCTACACGGCGGTTCTTGGCCCGTCCGGCCGCAGTAGTATTGGGGGCAATCGGATGATATTCCCCGTATCCGATCGGGCTGAACTTGACGGGATTCAAATTCGGGTTCAGCAGCAGGATTTTCATGAAATGAAGTGCACGGTCTACGCTGAGATCCCAGTTGGACGAGTAGCTGCTGTTGGAAATCGGAATGTTATCCGTATGTCCCTGCACCAGTACATCATAATCGGGAAATTGCTGCAGCATGCTTGATATCGATTTGGCCAGCTGGCGCGACTCATCTTTTACCTCTGCCTGTCCTGACGCGAACAGGGCGTTGTCGCTGATCGTAATCATCAGCTGTGACTGGTTCAGCTTCGTGCTGAGCAGATCGCTAAGCCCGTTTTTATCAATATACTGATCGAACTGCTTCTTCAGCTTCTCGAGGTCTTCTTGTTCCTGTTTACGAAGCTTTGAGATATCCGATTCTCCTGTATTCTCGGCAACAACGTTGTCCATCTTATCATGCTTGCCCTGATCGAGCTGGGATTGGGTAGGCGTTGCTGACCGCTGGTCGAGAATGCCTGTTCCGCCGTTCAGCGCGTTGCTGAAGGCCTGGCTCATTTCTTCAAATTTCTTGGCATCTGTAGCACTCATGGCGTACATAACGAGGAACAGGGCGACCAGCAGTGTCATTAAGTCAGAATAGGGCAATAGCCAGGATTCGTCGGCATGCTCTTCGTGTTCTTCATGTCTAGTCTTTTTGCTCACTCGAGCCGCCCTCCTTACTGCTTAGCTTGGCACGCTCCGAAGGAGTCAGGAAGACAGACAGTTTCTGGTTAATAGCGATGGTTGAAACCCCTGATTGGATGGACAGCAGCCCCTCCACCATCATCAGTCTGATTTGTATTTCTTTTTTGGAGATTCGTTTGAGCTTGTTAGACATCGGGTGCCACAATACATAACCGGTGAATATACCGAGCAGCGTAGCTATAAATGCACCGGCGATCGCGTGGGCCAGAATTTCCATATCACTCATATCCGCAAGTGCGGCAATCAAGCCGATAACGGCCCCGAGTACACCAAGTGTTGGAGCGTACATACCCGCCTGGGAGAAAATCAGTGCTCCGGCTTTATGTCTATCTTCTGTAGCATGGATATCTTCCATCAAAACATCACGGACAAATTCCTGATCGTTGCCGTCGATAATCATGCGCATCCCGTTTCTCAGAAAATCGTCTTCAATTTCGTCTACTTTGGATTCAAGCGCCAGCAGTCCTTCACGCCGGGTAATGGATGCCCATTCCATAAACAAAGTGATCAGATCAGACTTTTGCACCATTTTCTGCTGAATGAAGAGCAGCTTGAACAATTTGGGAATGCTTTTGATTTCCGACATGGGAAAGGCCATGAAAATAGATGCGATTGTACCGAGAAAAATGATGAGATAAGCTGCGGGAGTGTTCAAGCTTGCAAGCGGAGCACCCTTGAGCACCATCCCATAAAGGACTGCAATCAGACCAAAGACCAAACCAAGTATTGTTGAAATTTCCATTTATGCACCTCGTCCATGAGAATTAAGAAGTGATCCGTTTATAGCCGCATATATCATCCGTGAACAGCGGCGGGACACCCTGTGTGTAATAAAATCACGTATATTCTTATTTATCGTCAGCATTCCCTTTTTTGTGAAGTCATTTTTTCGGCTATAATGGGTAAGGTAAGTTATTATTCATCTGTGGAGAAAACGGAGTGATAGATGTGGGTGTTAAGCACGGAAGAGATTACAGCGAGATTTTAAATGAACTGACGGAAGCCGTTGGGCGTATTTCGGACGGGTATCTATTCTTTGAAATGGAGCCGGACGAATGGCAGGAGCTGCCGCAGGAATCGAAGATGGAAGTATGGGAAGCACTGGCAGAGGATCTGTTTTATGCGCTTGGCAATGAGCCTATGATTCAGGTGGGCAGCGGTGTTGTGATCTACGATAAGGAGACGCACCGGATCAACATTTTGCTTGGTGAGGAAGACTTGGCTTCGGTAGTTCTTGTCTAGAACGGATGCAGCGCAGGCAGCAAGTTTGCCCGGCGGCTGCAGCACGTGGTAAAATTGAGGCTAACGAGTGCTATTTGCCGGGAATTGAGAATACATTAAACCGAAAAAAAGCCTTCATCCTGGCGCATCCCTTGGTCTTTTAGAAGCTGAGGGATGTTTTGTTTAAGGCTTCATAGAGTAGGTAAAGAACTGGGCTGTATGGACTTTACTGCTAATTTAGTAAGGGAGGAAGCAAATTGCAATTTACAGAGGAAGAACTGCGTGAGCAGATAAGTAAGCTGGAGGGGTGGAAGCTGGAGCAGGAGGTTGTGGTGCGCAAATATATGTTCAACGAATATATGAAGGGCATTGCCTTTGTGGATGAAGTAGCCGCCATATCTGAGGCCTTCGATCATCATCCGCATATTACCATTGACTACAAGACTGTGATCCTGCGCTTATCGGCAAAAGAAGAGAGCGGCCTCGGAGCGCTTGATTTCCGCCAGGCCCATGAATTTAATGAAGCCTTTGAGAAAAACCGCTAGGACACTGTTCAATATATTGCATATAAAAATGCCCGTGCTTGCGGATAATCCGTTTATCCTCACACGGGCATTTTGTATAGTGGGCCAGTTACTTCTTCTCTGCAAGCCATAGGGCGACGTTTGCGATTTCCTCAGGAGCCAGCTTATCCTTAAAGGAAGGCATTTGCCCACGTCCCTTGGAGACGATACTGTAGATGCCTTCAGCATCGTGTTCGCTGCCCTCATGCTGCAGACTCGGTCCTACATTACCCTGAAGCTGATCGCCATGGCAAGAAATACAATTGGCTGTAACGATTGCTTCTGCACTTGCGGCATCCAGTGTGACTTGCGGCATCGTCGGCTTACTTTCTTCTGCGACCTCTGCTTTGCCTGGCAGTGTGAACAAGAGCACTACCGCAAAGGCGCAGGCGGCGAAAAACAAACCGCTCATGATCCATTTCTGCATCTCCATCCGTCCCCTCCATGTAAGCTGCTTTCTTCATTATACCGAATGGTAAAGCGTTGTCATAGAGTTTGTGTCAAAAAAAGGAACGATTTTCGTTGCATAATTTAAAAGTTACCTGTATTTAGTGTTATTTATCATAGACCATGCAATAAAAGGGCCTATCGCCACTTGGAGTGCGGCGTTCATACGTGTCGGTGATGGTGAAGCCGCATTTCTGGTATGTTCGAATAGCCCGCTGGTTCCAGGTCAACACCTCCAGATCGATTTCCCGTTCCGGGTAACGCTTCAGGGCAGCCTGCACAATGGCTTCCATGAACAAATGGCCCATTCCGCGACCGCACAAGTCCGGCCGCATGCCGATGCCGAGCCTGACCACACCCTCCATCGGGAACAGCTGTGCGAAGCCGCAAAGGTCTCCTTGCTCGTTCACTACGGATACATACTGTTGACTGCGCAAAACCGGATCTCCGAATTCAATACCGAGCGCCTGCATTTGCTCCCAGGGCATCCATCCGTAGATATTATAGGGCGGCTTATAAATCCACTCACAGATATTCTCGGCATGGCTGGGTTCCATAGGAACAACATGAAAGGTAACAGGGGAACTGATCATAATGGCACAGGCCTCCTTTCAAGAGGACAATACTCTATCCATATACTTAATTATATACAAAACAGGCCCCAGTCAACTCAGCTATTTTTCAAAAACAGGAGAAACTTGACAAACCCAAAAAAATATTTTATGAAATGGCGAAAATTGAGGGGAATAGGTGTTTTACAGATGAGGGGAGGGGTAAATATTTTTATAGACAAAAAAAAGGCCTTCCCCAAGATTTCGGCAAAAATCCTGGAAAAGCGCCTCTCTCATAACCCTTTATTGCACATCATCATTATCTTGTGAATCTGTTGCTACAGTCTGATAAGCATCCGTGCTCATGATGCGTTTGGCGCCAACGTAGCGGTTGACGTAGTAACTGTCACTCAGCGAGCTGATAGTTACACCTTTAGAAGATGAAGCATGTGCGAATTTGCCGTCACCGACATAAATGCCTACATGGGATACGCCACGGCCGCTTGTATTAAAGAATACAAGATCGCCTTCCCGCAGATTGTCACGGGAGATGGCAGTGCCCATCTGGTATTGGGAGCCGGATTGATGCGGCAGGTTAATGCCGATCTTGTCAAATACGTACATGGTAAATCCGGAGCAATCAAAGCCGTTTGTCGATACACCGCCGGATACGTATTTAGTTCCGATGGCTTTGTCGATGACTTTATCCATTTTGGAATCGGCGAAAGCGCTTCCTGCTCCAATGGTAAGAATGATAGAAAAACTTAATAATGCGGCTGCTAACTTCTTCTTCAAAAGTAAATACCCCTTCCAAATGCCTACGAGGTTAGCTTAAGGGTTCGGTTGAAGGTCCCCTATGACCCCTCTGTGAATAGGAGGTCAATTCACCCAAAAATTGGTTCCCCCGTTTCCCTTATGAAGAAGGGAACTCGGCATGACTGTTGATTAGGATTAGCTGATCAATCAATATGACAAAACTTTTGTAAAACCCATTTGAATAATTACAAAAATGTTACTATAAGTTCACTGCGATAATTGTAACAAAGACAGAGCCAGTTGGCAATCACTTAAAACATATTAATGCATATTATTTGCACTTTTTAAGAGTCATATCTGCTAAAAAGGGCGCATATTTACGCCCGGCGTAAGCTATTTCTCTGAATAGGTTGGAATTTTAAGTAAAAAGGTGTTTCATGGACCCCGAATCGGTGTAAAAGGTAGAATAAGGAAATAAAAAAGGAAAGACCCGGAAATGATTACGGCAATAATCAGCTTCCGGGCCTGTATAAGTTACATTTAGTTGTTAGAGGCGAAATTGAGGAGAAGGATCAATCGTAAGCGACAGCCTGGTAAGCTGTTGTGCTCATTACACGTTTGGCCCCAACGTAGCGGTTGGCCCAGTAAGAATTGCTCATCGAAGTGATAGTAACACCACGGGAACTGGATGATTGTGCAAACTTCCCGTTTCCGACATAAATGCCGACATGGGATACCCCACTGCCCAAGGTATTGAAGAATACAAGGTCACCGGAACGGAGATTACTCTTGGAAACGGCGGTTCCTACGCTGAATTGTGCTTTAGAAGTGCGCGGCAAGGTAAGGCCGACGCTCTTAAATACGTATTTGGTGAATCCAGAACAATCAAAGCCGGCAGTGCTTGTGCCCCCGGTTTTATACGACGTTCCCAGCGTTTTTGTAATCACGGTATCCATTTTGGAGTCGGCAAATGCGCTTCCTGCCCCCAGTGTGAATACCATCACAAGACCTAGCGCTGCTGCGGTGCATTTCTTCTTAAGATTGGTGCGGAAAAAATTGTGACTTGTCAAAAGATGTACTCCTTCCAAGGCCTGCGAGGTTAGCTTAAGGATTCGGTAGAAGGTTCCCCTATGACCCCTCTAAAGCGAGATCAATTCACCCAAAATATGGTTCCCCCACTTCCCGGTGCTGGGAATTTGGCGATTTATGCACCAGAACAGTGACTGCGTATCGACAATGTTAAAGTGATTAAGGTACATACAGTTAGTCAAAATAGTTTCAAAAGATTACAAAGTTGTTACCAGTGGTACAGGCATCATTGTATCAGAGGTTTTATGTTTTTGCAAATCCCCCGAATCTCCGCTGAACTCCCCATTAACGGGCAAAAGAGTCACACCCCTGTGTCAGGGATAGTGACTCTTTTAATATGCCGTTTTAACAGCTGAATTATTGTGGGAATGTTTTACTGCTCCAGAGGTGGTATTGTGCGGCAATTCCCCACATTTTGAACAGCGTAGAGGGGAGCGGCGAGAATTGCCGGAACAGCAGGGCTGACATACCGGGGCACAGCAATGAAGTTGCAAAACCCAGCAAAAGGGTAACCAGTCCGCCGGAACCAAGGAGGAGGGAAGCGCCGGTAGAGGGAAGCAGCACCTTCAGACAAGCCAGCACTGCGGAGAACATGCCGGTTCCGGCGGTGTAGCCGAACTGCATGTACAACAGAACTATGCGGATGCAGTATAGATAGAGCAGCCAGGCAAGCAGGTACGGAACCAGCCTCAGCAGCAGCTTATAGTCAAAAATACCGCTTAACAGCAGCGTGTACATTTTGGGCAACAGCCAATAGAGCGGCAGCGCTGAGAGAAACCATTCGGACAGGCTGAACACCAGAACCGGTAGCCCGTAAAGCTTCATACCGGGGAAAAAGAACAGTCCTCGTTCTCCTTTACGCTCCTGATGCAGCTCATGCAGCAGCCCGGCACGGATGAACGGGGAGAGCAGCAGCCGCAGCGCGGATAATGCCAATAGCATCCAGAGCCAGCGCTGGACACCGGGATCGCTGCTGAGCGCGAACTGCCCCTCGATATAATACAGCAGCCTCCCGATACCGCTGCCTCCGGCGTGGATATCAGGATAACGCAGAAGCACCGGGATGATAGCTGACCTGATGAACCTGTACAAAAAATAGCCCCAGAGCAGCCGGTAGATAAATAGCAGAATCAGAATATAAAATTGCTCCTTCATGCTGAGCCAGCCGCGGGATATCGCACTTTTCACAATCCTTCACCTCACCAGACAAGAGTTCCGAGCAGAGTTTCAAGCAGTTTGGTTGATACTAGCGTCCAGCGGGAGAGTGTCTTCGGCGCAAGCTCCGCCAGCATGAAATTATTAAGGTGCTTGCTCTCCAGCAGAATGGAGTGGTCAGGATCAATCTCTACGGACATAAGAGGCGCTTTGTAGGTTAGCTGAAAATTGGCCGCCTTCTGCCCGCCATTCCAAATTTTCCTTACCGTGTATCCGTCCGAAAAGGTGAATTTGATGGGTACATCACCATACTGGCTGCCTTTGTTACTCACCTTTACCATGATTTTATAGCGGCCGTTTTCTCCCTCTGCGCTACTCTTGGCGATGCTGGTCTTTATATGGTCCACAGAGAAATCAGGAGACCCGCCGCTGTAAACATATTGGTCGAAATAAGCCTGCCATGATTTTTTCGTTACTTTCTCTACGATCTTTTGGAAATCCTCAGTAGAAGGGTGATGAAACCTGTACTTGCGGGCATACGCCAGCATTATAGCGTCCATGGTTTTGGTTCCGGTCTGCCGTTCGATATCCTTAAGTACCAGCTTGCCGCGGATGTACACATTACGGGTATACCCGTCGGCGGTCGTGTATTTCCAGGTTTCCAGATTAAGCGGCTGCGAGGTGGACACAAGACTGGCCTGCAGGCCAATATTGGAGGAGACACCGTATTCCTGCTCCATCAGGCGGTCCTCCGCATAGGAGGTGAAGCTTTCATCCAGCCAGGCTTCTTCAAACTCGTTGTTCGCCACCATGCCGTAAAAATATTGATGGCCAATCTCATGGATGACAGTGCGCTCCAGCGAGGTGCCAGGGGAGCTTTCGGCTGCGCCGAAGGCGGTAATCAGGGTCGGATACTCCATTCCGCCTGCACCATTCCCCTCTTTGGGCGGTACGATAATCGACAATGTGGAATAAGGGTACGGCCCGTACCACTTGCTAAAAGCGGTCAACGCGGCCTTGGCGGCCTGGAAATAACGCTCCTTAAGATCCTTGTGCAGCGGGTCCAGATATAGCTTGATGCGTACACCCGGTACGTTCGGGGCGGAGAAGGCTTCCTCAGCAACCACGAAATCCGGGGAAGCGGCCCAGGCGAAGTCGTGAACATCATCTGCATAAAATTGATAGATCTTCCGGTCCTGCTTGATCTGGGCAGCCTTTACCGGAAAGCCGGTTGCCCCAACGGTGTAGTTTGCGGGGACTGAAATGGTAACGTTGTAAATACCGAAGTCGCTGTAAAATTCGGAAGTGCCATGGTACTGGTGTAAATCCCAGCCTTCCGCCTTTACTCCCCTAGTCCCTTTAGGCTCGTAGACGCTAAGCTTGGGAAACCACTGCCCTGCCATTACAAAGTCTCCTGCAGTTCCCATGCGGGCGAATATTTTCGGAAGCTTGACCTCAAACCGGATTTTGAGGGTTACGCTTTCTCCGCCGTTCACCGGCTGCGGAAGATGTACCTTTACAAGCGTCTTGTCGTGTACATTTCCGTCATCGGGCTGCACATACTGCAGACGCTGCATAAGTGAGACTCCTTCAGTGGTCCGCAGGTCGGTAATGGCCATGCTGCCGAATCCGTCCGCTGGCATCGTGTCCCCGCGCAGCTCGCCTCCGGATTCCTTCATAAACGTAGTTTTTTCTGAAGCAAAGGCATTGGGATAGAGGTGAAAATAGAGCTCTTGTACGGGCTTTAAACCAGGGTGGGTCCAGGTTACCGTCTCGGAGGCCTCAAGTAGGGCTGCATCCGGGATCAGCCGTACATCGATATGATACTCGGCAACACGCTGGCTTAAGGCCTCAGAAACGGGAAGCGGCTTACTCTCGGGAAGATGTGGCTGCGCAGCTTTGGACTGAGGCGCGGCAGCGGGGGACTTGGCCGCTTTTGGCGCAGCCGCGGACAGTGCGGCAGGGCTGTGCCCTGAAAGAACCCATATGGCGCCTCCCAGCAGGGCGAGGGCGGCCAGGGTCGCAGAGATGATCATGTACCTTAATGACAGTGGCTTCATAACTGTGATTCCTCCCGTGACAAGCATCTACGGGATGTATATGTTTGCATTCGCCGCATTATTAGCTAAAATTAAATTATTAGTGAAAGGGAAGGATGTGCACATGTGGATAACGTACAACCGGAGGGCAAGAAGCAGATTGCTTTGAATATTGTGAACGCGAAGAGCAAGCATAAAGGCTTCGGCGCCGGGTCCATTGATCTGAACAACGTATCGCCAGTCATCATTGACGGCGGTGAAGCAGTTATCGATATCGGTGCCATGCATGCCAAGAGCAAAGTGGAGAAGGGAATTAAATTCTCTACGAACCGTGAGGATGTTCCGGCTGGAAGGCAGGTTTGGGTGGTGTGGGTAGCGGTGGACCGTACGCCGGAGGGCCAGCTCTACGGAGGCATTACCGCCTGCGAGATGTGGATTGACTCTGAGGCGCGCCGCGGCTGGAAGATCCTTGCCGATCATGTGAATAAGCTGGATGCCGCCCTGAAGCGCAAGATTATTCTGGATGGACTGGGTGCAGCGGACAAGGCAGCGCTGAAATCACTGCTGATCTCCCACAATGAGGAATGGTGGGCAGCTTCTTCCGATGAGTTGAAGTCTGCACTGGCTGAATAGCAGCAGGTAATATTCTGCAAGATTAACATGAAAAAGGCTTGGACCTTCGTGATTAGAAGGTCCAAGCCTTTGTTATATTGGATGAGGGATCAAGGATGTTGTAACAGAACGCTATTTGCCAGTCGTACTGATCTTTCGCTTGAGCTGGCTTACTCTGGCCTGGCTGATGCCAAGCACTCCGGCGAGCTCCTTCTGGTTGGCGTACGGGTGCTCCGCCATAGCCTTCTCCAGACGCTGGCTCATTTCTTCAGTTTTCGTTCTCCGGCTGTTACGGATAGATTCATCTTCAGCAGGGTCTTCAAGCGGTTCGGGTTCCGCAGAGAGGCGGCCCGGATCTCCCAGCTCCTTGAGGCAATTGTTGCAGATAAACTGATCCTTGTAGTAGGTCACGTGGTCGAGGCTCCGGCAGAAGGTGCATTCTGTTGATGTGTACTTCCGGAGAACGATAATCTCCTCATTCAGGATAAAAAATTCGATAGGGTCCCCAATGTCGATATTTCGTGTCATGCGGATTTCTACGGGAACCACAATTCTGCCAAGACTGTCCAAACTCCGGATCATGCCTGTATCCTTCATCTCATGTCCCTCATTTACATCAATATATTTTTTTGCGGATATATACGATTATAGCAGTTATTGTAAGTTTAGAGAACGGGGAAAGCGCATTCATTTATAACATTGAAGAAACGCAGGAAAGGCCTCCCGTTTTGGAATGCCAAGGCGGGAGGCCTATTAGGGTTCTCTTCTTTTTACCCAATAAACCGGTGCAGAAACCATAGAATACATCCTGATCTTGTTTACCTCAGGTTGAAGGGCTGCTCCAGCTTATCCTTTACTGAAACGTAAGGGTTATTCCTGAGATAGAAGCGCCAGGGAAGCTGTGTGTATTCTTCTGCGTAAGGAATATTAATGCGCGGGGCCTGGACAATATCCAGGCTCTCCACCGGGTCCCCCTGTTCCAGCCAGAGGGGACTGCCTGGTACATCCAGCCGGCGGCCGTTAAGGCTTTTGTCGATCCGGAGGGCACGGCATAGCTTGCCCGGGCCTCCTGAGAGCCCGGAAGGATTCCTGTAAGCAATGCCGCGGTAGGCCGACATCTGCGCCGCATCACCAGGTGTTAGCGGCTCAACCGCCCGGATCAGCACGGCATGCGGGTCGCCTTCCCCGGCAGTAACCACATTGAGGCAATGGTACATGCCGTATATCAGGTAGATGTAGATTGTCCCGCCGGAGCTGAACATCACTTCAGTGCGTGCGGTCCGGCGGCCGCCAAAGGCGTGACTGCCCTTGTCTTCTATCCCTCCGTAGCTTTCTGTCTCTACGATGCGGCAGCGGATCTCTCCGTCCTCTGTACGCCGGACCAAATGCTGGCCCAGGAGAAGAGGTGCAGCCTGCAGTGCCGGTAGCCTGTATAAATCGGGTGACAGCAGACGCCGAGGGCGGATGCTTTCGCGGCTCGATCTGTCCTCGTGTTCATTGCAGTCCATAGTTGGGATGCCCCTTTCCTGGCAAAGCGGGCTCTGAGGCATTACGCCATGCCGGTGATGTCCCCATCGTATACCCAGAATTATTGAGTCTGCAACAGGGGCTAGTTCATCCACCACCGTTTGATGTCATTCCACAGAGAATGCTCTTCCTTGCCCGGGTCAGCTGTACCTGGGGAGCCTTCAGCCGGAGCAGTCTCCCCGCCGGTGCCGTGCTGGTCACAATACTCCGTGGGCTCTGTGCCGCTGATGAAGGTCTCCAGCTCTTTTTCAGGACAAGCAGCTGTGGCGAGCTTGCCGGATTGCGGATTGATATACACGCTGACCACCCCGTCAGGAATGGGAAAAATCTTCGGAGGCACGTTGGCCAGCGCTTTTTCTGTGAATTCAGCAAATATCGGTGCGGCCCGCCGCCCATCGGACGTAGCGATATCGCGGCCCTTGTCATATCCTACCCAGACCGCTGTGGACAGCTCGGGCGTAAATCCGACCATCCAGCCGTCCGTATCAGTCGTTCCTGTCTTTCCGGCCACAGGACGCTTAATAATTGATGCTACGCGGTTGCCTGTGCCGCCGCTCTCAAAGACCCCTTCCATCAGCCGGGTCAGGACATACGCTGCTGCCGGCTCCACAACCTTTTCTCCCTGATCCTGCGGAGCCTCATAGATCAGATTACCTTTGGAATCGGTAATTTTGAGGATGGCAGTCGCCGGTTGCCTGATGCCTCCGCCGCCGATCACAGCGAAGGCAGAGGCCATCTCCAGCGGACTTACCGGAGAAGTGCCGAGCGCCAGGGAAGGAACGCTTTGCAGCGGGCTGTCGATTCCCATCCGGGCGGCCATTTCTGCGACTTTATCTGCGCCTATTTTCATAATCGTATTTACCGCGTAGATATTGTCGGAAGCGGCGATAGCCTGGCGCATATTGATCTCCCCAAGGTATTTATCGCCGAAATTTTTGGGCTGGTAGGTTTTG encodes:
- a CDS encoding DNA-3-methyladenine glycosylase — encoded protein: MDCNEHEDRSSRESIRPRRLLSPDLYRLPALQAAPLLLGQHLVRRTEDGEIRCRIVETESYGGIEDKGSHAFGGRRTARTEVMFSSGGTIYIYLIYGMYHCLNVVTAGEGDPHAVLIRAVEPLTPGDAAQMSAYRGIAYRNPSGLSGGPGKLCRALRIDKSLNGRRLDVPGSPLWLEQGDPVESLDIVQAPRINIPYAEEYTQLPWRFYLRNNPYVSVKDKLEQPFNLR
- a CDS encoding AbrB/MazE/SpoVT family DNA-binding domain-containing protein — translated: MKDTGMIRSLDSLGRIVVPVEIRMTRNIDIGDPIEFFILNEEIIVLRKYTSTECTFCRSLDHVTYYKDQFICNNCLKELGDPGRLSAEPEPLEDPAEDESIRNSRRTKTEEMSQRLEKAMAEHPYANQKELAGVLGISQARVSQLKRKISTTGK